In Solanum pennellii chromosome 3, SPENNV200, a single window of DNA contains:
- the LOC107012265 gene encoding ATPase family AAA domain-containing protein 1-B, whose amino-acid sequence MKRRSSETKLLKELLLYAASAALSSLVLFVGLRQLDPNRQASKKALENKKELAKRLGRPIIQTNSYEDVIACDVINPDHIDVEFDSIGGLESIKQALFELVILPLKRPELFYGKLLGPQKGVLLYGPPGTGKTMLAKAIAKESSAVFINVRTSNLMSKWFGDAQKLVAAVFSLAHKLQPAIIFIDEVDSFLGQRKSTDNEASTNMKTEFMALWDGFTTDQNARVMVLAATNQPSELDEAILRRLPQAFEIGMPNCRERAEILKVILRGEKVEDTIDYDGIASLCDGYTGSDLLELCKKAAYFPIRDLLNDEKSGKRTAEPRPLLESDLEKVLTTSKKTKVAASEYSRLSSMRADSDSAINEISKLVVSHILNVQSDN is encoded by the exons ATGAAGAGACGTTCATCGGAGACGAAGTTGTTGAAAGAATTGTTACTCTATGCGGCCAGCGCCGCTTTGAGCAGCCTTGTTTTGTTTGTGGGGCTCCGACAACTTGACCCGAATCGACAAGCTTCCAAAAAGGCTCTTGAGAACAAGAAGGAACTTGCGAAGCGCCTTGGTAGACCTATCATTCAAACCAATTCCTATGAG GATGTAATAGCCTGTGATGTAATCAACCCTGATCATATAGATGTAGAATTTGATTCCATTGGTGGATTGGAATCTATTAAGCAAGCTCTATTTGAATTGGTAATTCTTCCCTTGAAAAGGCCTGAACTCTTTTATGGGAAGCTTCTGGGTCCTCAAAAAGGAGTTTTGCTCTATGGACCCCCTGGAACTGGAAAGACGATGCTTGCCAAAGCAATTGCTAAGGAATCAAGTGCTGTTTTTATTAATGTGAGAACATCGAATTTGATGAGCAAATGGTTTGGTGATGCCCAAAAACTCG TTGCTGCAGTGTTCAGTTTGGCGCATAAACTTCAGCCAGCAATTATATTCATTGACGAAGTGGATAGCTTTTTGGGTCAGCGCAAGTCTACTGACAATGAGGCGTCAACAAACATGAAGACTGAATTCATGGCTTTATGGGATGGTTTTACCACAGATC AAAATGCACGAGTTATGGTCCTTGCTGCTACTAATCAACCATCTGAGCTTGATGAAGCAATTCTTCGACGTCTTCCTCAAGCCTTTGAGATTGGAATGCCCAACTGCAGAGAAAGAGCTGAGATTTTGAAGGTGATCCTGAGAGGCGAGAAGGTAGAAGATACCATCGACTATGACGGCATTGCTAGTCTCTGTGATGGATACACTGGTTCTGATCTTCTGGAGCTATGTAAAAAAGCTGCCTACTTCCCCATCCGGGACTTGCTTAATGATGAGAAGAGTGGAAAGCGAACTGCG GAGCCGAGGCCGCTGTTGGAATCGGATTTGGAAAAGGTTTTAACTACGTCAAAAAAGACAAAGGTTGCTGCAAGTGAATACAGCAGGTTAAGTTCAATGCGTGCAGATTCAGATTCTGCAATTAACGAGATTTCTAAGCTTGTGGTTTCCCATATTCTGAATGTCCAGTCAGATAACTAG
- the LOC107013000 gene encoding AAA-ATPase At2g46620-like, producing MLFLITLYILLYIYNILSLLQHPPSHNIIIFPSNSLFHHHTSFHCLIFTFFFLPIMFWYLIAIIASGLFLKILLKTSVLQIVKKWWRFLEDGCYVYQFYRVPQFNHNMQENQLYRKVCTYLNSLPCVEDSDFTNLISGDKSNEISLVLDSNQIVVDKFLGARVFWINEKDEFTGLKSLVMKIRKKDKRRILQPYLQYIHSVFDEIEQRKKEVRLFVNVDNEPQRNGRWRSVPFAHPATFDTVVMDTDLKNRVKSDLESFQKSKQYYHRLGRVWKRSYLLYGPSGTGKSTFIAGIANLLNYDVYDVDLSKVTDDSDLKMLLLQTTNKSLIVIEDLDRYLGTKSTAPSLSGILNFMDGIFSCCGEERIMIYTINNKDQIDPTVLRPGRIDVHIHFPLCNFNSFKTLANSHLGLKDHKLFPQVEEIFQTGAALSPAEIGEIMISNRSSPTRALKTVISALQINTESRAATRHARRLSESGSVRAAEETGESGIFCKENLREFKKLYGLLRVRSCRKDSSYEFDTSDKDNSRHDN from the coding sequence ATGCTTTTTCTCATCACTTTATATatactactatatatatataatatactttCATTATTACAACATCCACCTTCTCATAATATCATCATTTTCCCCTCAAATTCCCTTTTTCATCATCATACTTCATTTCACTgtttgatttttacttttttttttttaccaatcaTGTTTTGGTATTTGATTGCAATAATTGCTTCAGGTTTGTTTCTGAAGATTCTGTTGAAAACTTCTGTACTGCAAATTGTGAAAAAATGGTGGAGGTTTTTGGAGGATGGTTGTTATGTCTATCAGTTCTACAGGGTACCGCAATTCAATCACAACATGCAGGAAAATCAATTGTATCGAAAAGTTTGTACTTATCTGAATTCGCTCCCCTGTGTTGAAGATTCTGATTTCACCAACCTAATATCCGGCGATAAGTCCAATGAAATTAGCCTTGTTTTGGATTCAAATCAAATTGTTGTTGACAAATTCCTCGGCGCTAGAGTTTTCTGGATCAACGAGAAGGATGAATTTACTGGTTTGAAATCGCTTGTTATGAAGATCAGGAAAAAGGATAAGCGTCGAATTTTACAGCCTTACCTTCAGTATATACACTCTGTGTTCGATGAAATTGAGCAGAGGAAAAAGGAGGTGAGATTATTCGTCAATGTAGATAATGAACCTCAGAGAAACGGACGGTGGAGATCAGTGCCGTTCGCACACCCAGCAACTTTTGATACGGTAGTGATGGACACGGATCTCAAAAACAGGGTGAAATCCGATTTGGAATcgtttcaaaaatcaaaacagtACTATCACCGACTCGGCAGAGTTTGGAAACGGAGTTATCTCCTCTACGGACCTTCCGGCACCGGAAAATCAACGTTCATCGCCGGAATAGCAAATTTGCTGAACTACGACGTGTACGACGTCGATTTATCCAAAGTCACTGACGATTCGGATCTGAAAATGCTTCTGTTACAAACAACGAACAAGTCGCTAATTGTTATCGAAGATCTCGATCGTTACCTTGGGACCAAATCAACAGCTCCAAGTTTATCTGGAATTCTCAACTTTATGGATGGAATATTCTCGTGTTGTGGGGAAGAGCGAATCATGATATACACTATCAACAACAAAGATCAAATTGATCCGACGGTTCTCCGTCCAGGAAGAATCGACGTTCACATACACTTCCCTTTATGTAATTTCAACTCTTTCAAAACCCTAGCGAATAGCCATTTGGGTTTAAAAGATCACAAGCTTTTCCCACAGGTAGAGGAGATTTTTCAAACCGGGGCGGCTCTCAGCCCGGCTGAAATCGGCGAAATTATGATATCAAACCGGAGCTCGCCGACTCGGGCATTGAAAACAGTCATTTCAGCTCTGCAAATCAACACCGAGTCGAGGGCGGCGACTCGGCATGCACGGCGGTTGAGCGAGAGCGGGTCGGTTCGAGCCGCGGAGGAAACGGGTGAGTCGGGTATTTTTTGCAAAGAGAATCTCAGAGAGTTCAAGAAGCTATATGGACTTTTACGAGTAAGGAGTTGTAGAAAAGATTCATCCTACGAATTTGATACGTCAGATAAAGATAATTCAAGGCATGATAATTAA
- the LOC107014710 gene encoding molybdate-anion transporter-like, producing MELFYYVLFGAMAAVVAVLELGGKTNKDRITTSQAFNSFKNNYILVYSLMMAGDWLQGPYVYYLYSTYGFGKGDIGQLFIAGFGSSMLFGTIVGSLADKQGRKRACVTYCITYILSCVTKHSPQYKILMVGRILGGIATSLLFSSFESWLVAEHFKRGFESQWLSLTFSKAIFVGNGLVAIIAGLFGNFLVDSLNLGPVSPFDAAACFLAIGMAIILSSWSENYGDPSESKDLLTQFKGAAVAIASDEKIALLGAIQSLFEGSMYTFVFLWTPALSPNDEDIPHGFIFATFMLASMLGSSFAARLMAKNSPKVESYMQIVFVVSSAALMLPILTTFLVPPSNVKGGGITFAGSIQLLGFCAFESCVGIFWPSIMKMRSQYIPEEARSTIMNFFRIPLNLFVCIVLYNVNAFPITVMFGMCSIFLFVASILQRRLAAIADKPKAEDWTAMKERDTEADPLNAP from the exons ATGGAGTTGTTCTACTATGTGTTGTTTGGGGCCATGGCTGCTGTTGTGGCAGTTCTTGAGCTGGGTGGGAAGACCAATAAAGATCGAATCACAACTTCTCAGGCTTTCAATTCATTCAAAAACAATTACATTCTTGTTTACTCTCTTATGATGG CTGGTGATTGGCTACAGGGTCCATATGTATACTACCTTTACAGTACTTATGGCTTTGGCAAGGGGGATATCGGACAGCTATTTATTGCTGGATTTGGATCTTCCATGCTTTTTGGCACAATTGTTGGATCTCTTGCCGACAAACA GGGTCGGAAGAGGGCATGTGTAACTTACTGTATCACTTACATACTGAGCTGCGTCACCAAGCATTCCCCTCAATACAAGATTCTTATGGTTGGACGTATTTTGGGTGGCATTGCTACATCTCTATTGTTCTCATCATTTGAGTCATGGCTTGTAGCAGAACACTTTAAG AGGGGTTTTGAGTCCCAATGGCTCTCACTTACTTTCTCCAAGGCAATATTTGTTGGAAATGGTCTTGTTGCAATCATTGCTGGATTGTTTGGAAATTTTCTTGTTGATTCATTAAATCTCGGCCCTGTGTCTCCTTTTGATGCCGCTGCCTGTTTTCTTGCCATTGGCATGGcaatcatattatcatcatgGTCGGAGAATTACGGAGACCCATCAGAGAGCAAAGACTTGCTCACTCAATTCAAGGGTGCAGCTGTTGCCATCGCCTCAG ATGAGAAGATTGCATTACTCGGTGCTATACAATCTCTATTTGAAGGTTCCATGTATACATTCGTGTTTCTCTGGACGCCTGCCCTCAGCCCAAATGATGAAGACATTCCCCATGGTTTTATTTTTGCAACTTTCATGTTGGCTTCAATGTTGGGAAGCTCATTTGCAGCTCGCCTTATGGCAAAGAACTCACCTAAAGTTGAGAGCTACATGCAGATTGTTTTTGTCGTATCTTCTGCAGCTCTCATGCTTCCCATTCTGACAACT TTCTTGGTACCTCCTTCAAATGTGAAAGGGGGAGGCATCACCTTTGCTGGAAGTATCCAGCTTCTTGGCTTCTGTGCCTTCGAGTCATGTGTTGGCATCTTCTGGCCGTCCATCATGAAGATGAGGTCTCAATACATTCCTGAGGAAGCAAGGAGCACCATAATGAACTTCTTCAGGATTCCCCTCAACCTGTTCGTCTGCATTGTACTTTACAAT GTCAATGCTTTCCCCATCACTGTGATGTTTGGCATGTGTTCAATTTTCCTCTTTGTTGCATCCATTTTGCAAAGACGGCTTGCAGCCATTGCAGACAAGCCAA AAGCAGAAGATTGGACAGCAATGAAGGAAAGGGACACTGAAGCTGATCCATTGAATGCACCTTGA